In Marinobacter antarcticus, one genomic interval encodes:
- a CDS encoding vWA domain-containing protein, with translation MLSLAYPWVLLLTLVPLLLQWKKPAAHTVDAPVFPVGHWISDLPGVTRQGNGVPRWQTLVLFLAWALLVLALARPQHVGEQVQMPVSGRDLMLVVDISPSMEEQDMIIQGRSINRLQAVKNVLNDFIARRKGDRLGLILFGTEPYVQAPLTFDLATLETLLQESGIGMAGRATAIGDAVGLATKRLRDRPQQQRVAVLLTDGANTAGEITPDKATEIAAAAGIRLYTIGIGAESMIQRGLLGSRRVNPSRDLDENLLIRMAQQTGGEYFRARSLPELELIYETINQLEPIELDGKFYRPVTDLFFWPAGMAAALWLGLFLFRRSGGKLTRARQHAGGSVNHG, from the coding sequence ATGCTGAGCCTCGCCTACCCCTGGGTACTGCTGCTGACTTTGGTGCCGTTGCTTTTGCAGTGGAAAAAGCCCGCGGCACATACCGTGGATGCTCCGGTTTTCCCCGTTGGACACTGGATCTCGGACCTGCCCGGCGTTACCCGTCAGGGTAATGGTGTGCCTCGCTGGCAAACTCTGGTGCTATTCCTGGCCTGGGCATTACTGGTGTTGGCATTGGCACGGCCACAGCATGTGGGTGAGCAGGTTCAGATGCCCGTTTCCGGGCGCGATCTTATGCTGGTCGTGGACATTTCACCCAGCATGGAAGAGCAGGACATGATCATTCAGGGCCGCAGCATAAACCGCCTGCAGGCGGTCAAAAATGTGCTGAACGACTTTATTGCCCGCCGGAAGGGAGACAGGTTAGGCCTGATACTGTTCGGCACAGAACCCTACGTTCAAGCGCCCCTGACATTTGATCTCGCAACGCTGGAAACGCTTTTGCAGGAATCAGGTATCGGCATGGCCGGGCGTGCAACCGCTATTGGTGATGCCGTTGGGCTGGCCACCAAGCGTTTAAGGGACAGACCCCAGCAGCAACGGGTAGCAGTGTTGCTGACAGATGGCGCCAACACCGCCGGTGAGATCACGCCCGACAAAGCCACAGAAATAGCGGCTGCCGCCGGCATTCGCCTCTACACCATCGGCATTGGCGCCGAATCCATGATCCAGCGAGGGCTGCTCGGCTCACGCCGGGTAAATCCTTCCAGAGATCTGGATGAAAACCTCCTGATTCGAATGGCCCAACAAACCGGTGGTGAGTATTTTCGTGCCCGCAGCCTGCCGGAACTGGAGCTGATCTACGAAACCATCAACCAGCTTGAACCCATTGAGCTGGACGGCAAATTCTACCGCCCGGTTACCGATCTCTTTTTCTGGCCTGCAGGTATGGCCGCGGCTCTCTGGCTAGGCCTTTTTCTTTTCCGACGTAGCGGAGGCAAGCTGACTCGAGCTCGCCAACACGCCGGCGGGAGCGTGAACCATGGCTGA
- a CDS encoding DUF4381 domain-containing protein, with amino-acid sequence MMPDDPLSQLRDIHLPQTGGFWPPAPGWWILAAVLLVAVAALVWLVRRHRRRNRWLKQAKVELANLERIVSKEPQWFAQLNALLKRVARERYPNEHPEAQSGEQWANCLLRHLPDGRIAQQPFVNALVNSAWQPKPTAEPAQALDFARTWLKAQKC; translated from the coding sequence ATGATGCCAGACGATCCGCTAAGCCAGCTCCGCGATATTCACCTGCCACAAACCGGAGGCTTCTGGCCACCGGCTCCGGGCTGGTGGATTCTGGCTGCTGTACTCCTTGTCGCAGTTGCTGCCCTGGTGTGGCTGGTCCGTCGTCACCGCCGCCGTAACCGTTGGCTGAAACAGGCCAAGGTCGAGCTGGCCAACCTTGAACGCATCGTGTCGAAAGAGCCTCAGTGGTTTGCGCAGCTCAATGCGCTGCTCAAGCGAGTGGCGCGGGAGCGCTACCCGAATGAACACCCTGAAGCACAATCTGGCGAACAGTGGGCCAACTGTCTGTTACGCCACCTCCCTGATGGTCGGATTGCACAGCAACCGTTTGTTAATGCGCTGGTAAACAGCGCCTGGCAGCCGAAGCCAACGGCCGAACCCGCACAGGCCCTGGATTTTGCCCGAACTTGGCTGAAGGCACAGAAATGCTGA
- a CDS encoding DUF58 domain-containing protein, protein MDVTDSDTTTHINLQALIRLQADARALKLPSARPARARQAGLQHSSQRGRGMAFSEVRLYQPGDDIRSIDWRVTARRQAPHTKLYEEERERPVLLICDLGPTLFFASTGAFKQVRCAQLTAILAWLALSAGDQVGGIVFNGNALTVQRPARRKKSVLRLLDTLASQQRTSVDSAATETTLDTALAEARRVAHTGSRIFVISDFLSISENTTSLLGALARHNSVSALRVVDPLEQELPKSGRFAIAGTEGPVWFDASNKSFQQAWHEKITRHEATLAECFRLSGVRATDVSTREAAAASLQTMLGPGGRIG, encoded by the coding sequence ATGGATGTGACCGACAGCGATACAACAACCCACATCAACCTGCAGGCACTCATTCGCCTGCAGGCTGATGCCAGGGCGCTGAAGTTACCATCGGCACGTCCGGCGCGAGCGCGACAGGCCGGGCTTCAGCACTCTTCGCAGCGCGGGCGCGGGATGGCGTTTTCGGAAGTGCGGCTTTACCAGCCGGGAGACGATATCCGCAGCATCGACTGGCGCGTAACTGCCCGGCGCCAGGCACCCCACACCAAACTTTATGAAGAGGAGCGGGAACGCCCTGTACTGCTAATTTGCGATCTCGGCCCTACCCTGTTCTTTGCCAGTACCGGCGCGTTCAAACAGGTACGGTGCGCCCAGCTTACCGCCATTCTTGCCTGGCTCGCGCTGTCGGCAGGCGATCAGGTAGGCGGCATTGTCTTTAACGGTAACGCCTTGACCGTTCAGCGCCCGGCACGGCGCAAAAAATCTGTGCTGCGGCTGCTCGATACACTTGCCAGCCAGCAACGTACGTCGGTCGATAGCGCAGCAACAGAAACCACCCTCGATACGGCCCTGGCTGAAGCTCGCAGAGTCGCCCATACCGGCAGCCGGATTTTTGTAATCAGCGATTTTCTAAGCATCTCAGAGAACACCACATCGCTACTTGGTGCGCTGGCCCGCCACAACAGCGTAAGCGCACTGCGGGTTGTCGACCCACTGGAACAGGAGCTGCCGAAAAGTGGCCGCTTTGCCATTGCGGGAACGGAAGGCCCGGTCTGGTTCGATGCGTCCAACAAGAGCTTTCAACAGGCCTGGCATGAAAAGATCACCCGTCATGAAGCCACACTTGCGGAGTGCTTCCGCTTGTCCGGCGTCCGGGCAACAGACGTTTCAACCCGTGAGGCAGCCGCTGCAAGCCTTCAAACCATGCTCGGGCCCGGAGGGCGAATCGGATGA
- a CDS encoding AAA family ATPase: MSLQHTFGELRTQLAKRIIGQEKLVDRLLIALLADGHLLVEGAPGLAKTTAIKALADHITGDFHRIQFTPDLLPSDVTGSEIYRAETGLFEFQRGPIFHNLVLADEINRAPAKVQSALLEAMGERQVSVGMRTFPLDRLFMVMATQNPIEQEGTYPLPEAQLDRFLMHVVIGYPSAQAEQAILHLARSDYRQGQPAADTRLTADQVFEARAEVADIYMAEPVEQYLLALVLATRDPGSLDPELANWTAFGASPRGTIALDRCARAIAWLNNRDYVTPDDVRAVAFDVLRHRILLTFEAEAEGVTADTVIQRLIDRVPVSA; this comes from the coding sequence ATGTCGCTACAGCATACGTTCGGTGAGCTACGGACACAGTTAGCCAAAAGGATTATCGGGCAGGAAAAACTGGTTGATCGCCTTCTCATTGCGTTGCTGGCCGATGGACACCTTTTGGTAGAAGGTGCACCGGGGCTGGCCAAAACTACGGCCATAAAGGCCCTGGCAGATCATATTACGGGCGACTTCCATCGCATCCAGTTCACCCCTGATCTACTGCCATCAGATGTGACCGGCAGCGAAATTTACCGCGCTGAAACCGGGCTGTTCGAGTTCCAGCGCGGGCCGATTTTCCACAATCTGGTGCTGGCAGATGAAATCAACCGGGCACCGGCAAAAGTGCAGTCTGCTCTGCTGGAGGCTATGGGTGAGCGTCAGGTCAGCGTGGGCATGCGAACGTTCCCGCTTGATCGCCTGTTCATGGTGATGGCCACCCAGAACCCTATCGAGCAGGAAGGCACTTACCCGCTCCCCGAGGCCCAGCTTGACCGCTTCCTGATGCACGTGGTGATTGGTTATCCATCTGCACAGGCCGAACAGGCCATTCTCCACCTGGCCAGAAGCGACTACCGCCAGGGCCAGCCAGCCGCTGATACTCGACTGACCGCAGATCAGGTGTTTGAAGCCCGGGCTGAGGTTGCGGATATCTATATGGCCGAACCGGTTGAGCAGTACCTGCTGGCCCTGGTACTGGCAACAAGAGACCCGGGCTCTCTGGACCCGGAGCTGGCAAACTGGACGGCTTTCGGCGCCAGCCCGCGAGGCACCATTGCCCTCGACCGCTGCGCTCGAGCTATCGCTTGGCTGAATAACCGGGATTATGTAACACCCGATGATGTTCGTGCGGTGGCTTTTGATGTGCTCCGGCACCGCATTCTGCTTACCTTTGAAGCCGAGGCCGAAGGGGTGACCGCCGACACTGTGATACAACGCCTGATTGATCGCGTGCCAGTGAGCGCCTGA
- a CDS encoding NAD-glutamate dehydrogenase, translating into MNALTVASKDQFFQLLAEEFSRKIAKAEAQKISEFVKQHYAHIPLEELVSRRLSDTYGAALAAWQFLQKRSADETPVAVFNPDLESDGWQSTHTVVFVLHPNIPFLIDSLRIAVNQREIGTHSIQHSILQLERDKAGKLKKLLATKKSDSASAYEAFIVLEIDRHSNPEDLKDLEQTLQTVLHEVRIAVADFPVVIDKVNQVIEELETTTAGISSEKKEEARAFLSWLVSDHFTFLGYDEYDFASDKSGMVVRRVENSELGILRVNNERPDRVHLNELPQRTRHEMTRADDIFIFAKSAQRSRVHRPAYPDYIAVKKFNKKGEVVGERRFLGLYTARAYNERPDEIPLLKRKFQNVMKHSGFLRADYAGKELEQILTLYPRDELFQIAEDELLDVAKNILYIQERRRIELFMREDVYGQFVTCLAFFPRDIYNTELRLKVEQVLLDRLEAEDIEFVTHFSESVLARVQFTIRVPQVENRKLPIAEIREKVIEMAQSWRDGLSGALSETFGEEEGNELYRLWAAGFPASYIEMFSPRRAAIDLEHISAASTRNDLAMSFYRALEEDESTLHFKLFYPDQPLPLSDVMPIFDNLGFRVLGEHPFEVTDRNNKTVWIHDFTLYAHSGNVVDIHRIRPIFEDLFHRVWHGEAENDAFNRMLISSYMSWREIALLRTYARYMRQIRFSNSQTFISNTLVNHVELTRILLEYFEIRFNPDRYQSDGKCQAAQQKLEIEFNAGLEEVENLSEDRVLRLYLELMQATLRTNYYQLDEAGGPKSYISVKFDPSGIPDMPLPLPVFEIFVYSPRVEGVHLRGGKVARGGLRWSDRFEDYRTEVLGLVKAQQVKNAIIVPVGAKGGFVAKRLPDSSDREAFQAEGIAAYKTFIRGLLDITDNLVDSGIQPPERVVRHDADDHYLVVAADKGTATFSDIANGLAAEYNFWMGDAFASGGSNGYDHKKMGITARGAWVSVERHFREAGINPAVDEFTAIGIGDMGGDVFGNGLLSSEKTRLVAAFNHIHIFVDPSPDAEKSYKERKRLFDMPRSAWTDYDTKLISKGGGVFSRNSKSIAISPEIKKLLGVNSDRVPPNMLISHILKAQVDLLWIGGIGSYVKGSRESHSDVGDKANDGLRINGGELRCKIVGEGGNLGMTQLGRIDYALKGGRLNTDFIDNSGGVDCSDHEVNMKILLNRAVVMGDLTPKQRNVMLEEMTDDVAALVLKNSYRQTQAISIANDDAATRLEEYRRLMNTFESEGKLNRALEFLPDDETLSERKLNKKGLTRPELSVLISYVKGDLKQTLINSTLPDDPLLAREMYKVFPRDLTKKFSKELGEHQLRREIIATQVANDMVNHMGITFVERLSQSTGADAASIALAWLIARDVYRIDNWWDKIEDLDFHIPPQLQMELMRDLMRLMRRSVRWLLRNRRAELSIQSHMERFADSVWAITAGLPEYLGDQARANWEKRNEALVRVGLPVELASVVSGTGYLYSSLGIIEAQEATGMPLKTVANLYYELGDRLDLNWFATAIASLTPASHWQALARESFREDLDWQQRALTTGVLNLAEKPEDVPACVDGWLQRHEPMIERWKTMLLELKGVREPEYAMFSVALRELLDLAQSTMHQTHGDNQSEKTS; encoded by the coding sequence ATGAATGCGCTGACAGTGGCCAGCAAAGATCAGTTTTTCCAGCTCTTGGCGGAAGAGTTTTCCAGAAAGATCGCCAAAGCCGAAGCCCAAAAAATCAGCGAGTTTGTAAAGCAACATTACGCCCACATTCCTCTGGAGGAGCTCGTCAGTCGACGCCTCTCCGATACCTACGGCGCAGCACTGGCCGCATGGCAGTTTTTGCAGAAACGCAGCGCCGACGAAACGCCTGTTGCGGTATTCAATCCGGATCTGGAAAGCGACGGCTGGCAATCTACCCATACCGTTGTTTTCGTTCTGCATCCGAACATCCCGTTCCTGATCGACTCCCTTCGGATAGCTGTTAATCAGCGGGAAATCGGAACGCACTCGATCCAGCATTCCATACTTCAGTTGGAGCGAGACAAAGCCGGAAAGCTCAAAAAGCTGCTAGCAACCAAAAAAAGCGATTCCGCTTCTGCCTATGAAGCGTTTATTGTTCTGGAAATCGACAGGCACAGCAATCCAGAGGATCTGAAAGATCTGGAGCAGACACTGCAAACTGTGTTGCACGAGGTGCGCATTGCGGTCGCGGATTTCCCGGTTGTCATCGACAAGGTCAACCAGGTCATTGAAGAACTGGAAACCACTACCGCAGGGATCAGCAGCGAGAAAAAGGAGGAAGCCCGAGCGTTCCTGAGCTGGCTGGTGAGCGATCACTTTACCTTTCTTGGCTACGATGAGTACGACTTCGCCAGTGACAAGTCGGGCATGGTGGTTCGACGGGTGGAGAATTCCGAGCTGGGGATTCTTCGCGTAAATAATGAGCGGCCTGATCGGGTTCACCTCAACGAGCTGCCCCAGCGCACCCGCCATGAAATGACGCGGGCCGACGATATTTTCATTTTCGCCAAGTCTGCCCAGCGTTCACGGGTTCACCGCCCCGCCTACCCGGATTACATTGCTGTCAAGAAATTCAACAAAAAAGGCGAGGTGGTTGGTGAACGCCGTTTCCTCGGCCTGTATACGGCTCGGGCCTACAATGAGCGGCCTGATGAGATCCCGTTGCTCAAACGCAAGTTCCAGAATGTGATGAAACATTCCGGGTTCCTGCGCGCAGATTACGCGGGTAAGGAGCTGGAGCAGATTCTTACCCTCTATCCCCGTGACGAGCTGTTCCAGATCGCCGAGGATGAGTTGTTGGATGTGGCGAAAAATATCCTGTATATACAGGAGCGGCGTCGCATTGAGCTGTTCATGCGCGAGGATGTATACGGCCAGTTTGTTACCTGTCTCGCGTTTTTCCCGAGGGACATTTACAACACCGAGCTTCGTCTGAAGGTGGAGCAGGTACTTCTGGACCGGCTGGAAGCTGAGGACATCGAGTTTGTTACGCACTTCTCGGAGTCTGTGCTGGCCCGGGTGCAGTTCACCATTCGTGTTCCCCAGGTTGAAAACCGCAAGTTGCCGATCGCTGAAATACGGGAAAAGGTCATCGAGATGGCTCAGTCCTGGCGCGACGGCCTCTCTGGAGCGCTTAGCGAGACCTTCGGCGAAGAGGAAGGTAACGAGCTATATCGGCTTTGGGCCGCGGGCTTCCCTGCGAGTTACATCGAGATGTTCTCGCCGCGCCGGGCGGCTATTGATCTTGAGCATATATCGGCAGCCTCTACCCGAAACGACCTGGCCATGAGCTTTTACCGGGCCCTGGAAGAGGATGAGAGCACGCTTCACTTCAAGCTCTTCTATCCCGACCAGCCGTTGCCGCTGTCGGACGTTATGCCCATTTTCGACAATTTGGGCTTCCGTGTTCTGGGTGAGCACCCGTTCGAAGTAACCGACCGTAACAACAAAACCGTCTGGATTCATGATTTCACCCTCTATGCCCACAGCGGTAATGTAGTGGATATCCACCGGATACGGCCCATCTTCGAAGACCTGTTCCATCGGGTGTGGCACGGCGAAGCGGAAAATGACGCCTTCAACCGCATGCTCATTTCCTCTTACATGAGCTGGCGGGAAATTGCGTTGCTGCGCACTTACGCTCGTTATATGCGCCAGATCCGCTTTTCCAACAGTCAGACTTTCATCTCCAACACGCTGGTGAATCATGTTGAGCTCACCCGGATTTTGCTGGAGTACTTTGAGATACGTTTCAATCCGGATCGTTATCAAAGTGATGGCAAGTGCCAGGCTGCCCAGCAGAAACTGGAAATTGAGTTTAATGCGGGGCTGGAAGAGGTGGAAAACCTCAGTGAAGACCGCGTGCTGCGCCTCTATCTGGAACTGATGCAGGCTACGCTGCGCACCAACTACTATCAGCTCGACGAAGCTGGCGGCCCCAAGTCTTACATCAGCGTGAAGTTTGATCCCTCCGGGATTCCGGACATGCCATTGCCATTACCCGTGTTCGAGATCTTCGTATACTCGCCCCGGGTTGAAGGTGTTCACCTGCGCGGTGGCAAGGTGGCGAGGGGCGGGTTGCGCTGGTCTGATCGCTTTGAGGACTACCGGACCGAAGTTCTGGGCCTGGTAAAGGCTCAGCAGGTGAAAAACGCGATAATCGTGCCGGTGGGTGCCAAAGGCGGTTTTGTTGCCAAACGGTTGCCGGATTCGTCTGACCGCGAAGCTTTCCAGGCGGAAGGCATTGCAGCATACAAGACCTTTATCCGGGGGCTGCTCGATATTACCGACAACCTGGTGGATTCTGGTATCCAGCCCCCGGAGCGCGTGGTTCGCCACGATGCGGATGATCACTATCTTGTTGTTGCAGCGGACAAAGGTACCGCCACATTCTCCGATATTGCTAATGGCCTGGCGGCGGAATACAACTTCTGGATGGGCGACGCGTTTGCATCCGGTGGCAGCAATGGCTACGACCACAAGAAGATGGGCATTACCGCGCGGGGTGCCTGGGTGTCTGTAGAACGGCATTTCCGCGAAGCGGGCATTAACCCGGCGGTGGATGAGTTTACCGCAATTGGTATCGGCGACATGGGCGGGGACGTATTCGGGAACGGCCTGTTGAGCTCCGAGAAAACCCGCCTGGTGGCAGCGTTTAATCATATTCACATTTTCGTGGATCCTTCACCGGATGCGGAAAAGAGCTACAAAGAGCGCAAGCGACTGTTCGATATGCCCCGTTCAGCCTGGACAGACTACGACACCAAGCTGATCTCCAAGGGCGGTGGCGTTTTCAGCCGCAATTCCAAATCCATAGCGATAAGTCCGGAAATCAAAAAACTTCTGGGAGTCAATTCCGACCGCGTGCCCCCGAACATGCTGATTTCCCACATTCTGAAAGCCCAGGTCGACCTGCTCTGGATCGGCGGCATTGGCTCATACGTCAAGGGCAGTCGCGAATCCCACAGTGATGTTGGAGACAAAGCCAACGACGGCCTGCGCATCAATGGCGGGGAACTGCGCTGCAAGATTGTAGGTGAGGGCGGCAACCTGGGTATGACCCAGCTTGGCCGTATTGACTATGCCCTGAAGGGCGGGCGATTGAACACAGACTTTATTGACAACTCCGGCGGTGTCGATTGTTCGGACCATGAAGTCAATATGAAGATCCTGCTCAATCGTGCCGTCGTCATGGGAGATCTTACGCCCAAGCAGCGCAACGTCATGCTGGAAGAAATGACAGACGATGTTGCAGCGTTGGTTCTCAAGAACAGCTACCGGCAGACTCAGGCTATCAGTATTGCCAACGACGATGCAGCAACGCGCCTGGAGGAATACCGCAGGCTGATGAACACCTTTGAGAGCGAAGGCAAACTCAACCGGGCTCTGGAGTTCCTGCCGGATGATGAAACCCTGTCTGAGCGCAAGCTGAACAAAAAGGGGCTGACCCGCCCTGAACTGTCGGTTCTGATCTCTTATGTCAAAGGCGATTTAAAACAGACTCTGATAAATAGTACCCTTCCGGACGATCCGTTGCTTGCCCGTGAAATGTACAAGGTGTTCCCGCGCGATCTGACCAAGAAGTTCTCAAAAGAACTCGGTGAGCACCAGCTGCGGCGTGAGATTATCGCCACACAGGTCGCTAACGACATGGTTAACCACATGGGCATTACCTTTGTGGAGCGCCTGAGTCAGTCTACCGGGGCAGACGCAGCGTCCATAGCGCTGGCATGGCTTATCGCCCGGGATGTCTACCGGATTGATAACTGGTGGGACAAGATCGAAGATCTCGATTTCCACATTCCGCCGCAGTTGCAGATGGAGCTGATGCGGGATCTCATGCGTCTGATGCGCCGGTCTGTGCGCTGGCTGTTACGTAATCGCCGGGCAGAGCTCAGCATTCAGAGCCACATGGAACGTTTTGCCGACAGTGTCTGGGCTATTACCGCGGGCTTGCCGGAATATCTGGGCGACCAGGCCCGCGCCAATTGGGAAAAGCGCAACGAGGCGCTGGTCAGAGTCGGGCTTCCGGTGGAACTGGCTTCTGTCGTGTCGGGCACTGGCTATCTGTATTCGTCGCTTGGCATTATCGAGGCTCAGGAAGCTACCGGCATGCCGCTGAAAACCGTCGCTAATCTTTATTATGAGCTGGGCGATCGGCTAGACCTGAACTGGTTCGCCACCGCTATTGCCAGCCTTACGCCGGCATCACACTGGCAGGCGCTGGCGCGGGAGAGCTTCCGTGAAGATCTGGACTGGCAGCAGCGCGCGCTGACGACCGGTGTGCTGAATCTGGCAGAGAAACCGGAAGACGTGCCTGCTTGCGTAGATGGTTGGCTGCAGCGGCACGAGCCCATGATTGAGCGCTGGAAAACCATGTTGCTGGAACTCAAGGGTGTGAGGGAGCCGGAATACGCCATGTTCTCGGTTGCTCTGCGCGAGCTGCTGGACCTGGCGCAAAGCACGATGCATCAGACCCACGGCGACAATCAGTCCGAAAAGACTTCATGA